DNA from Synechococcus sp. CBW1108:
GGCCTCCGGCCTCGATCCGCGCTACCGGCAGCAAGAATGGTTGCGATCGACGCGGCGCTGGCCCCCCGTGCCGGTGGAAGCTCTAGTCCAATTCCTTGCCCTGGGCTCCTGAATGACTGCCCCCGAATGAAGGCCCCCGCATGACGGCCTACGAATGACAGCCACACCCTGCAGGTTGAATTGGCAAGAGCTCGGCCTCGAGGCCGCCCTGGCAGAGGTGCTGCCGGAGCTGATTCAGCTGCGCCGACACATCCATCGCCATCCCGAGCTGAGTGGCCACGAGCAGCAGACGGCCGCCCTGGTTGCCGGTGAGCTGCGCCGTTGGGGCTGGGATGTGCGCGAGGGGGTGGGCCGCACTGGCGTGCTGGCGGAGCTGGGCCCGGCGGGCCTCCAGGTGCCGCTGGTGGCCCTGCGGGTCGATATGGACGCCCTGCCGGTGGAGGAGCGCACCGGCCTCGACTACGCCTCCACCCAACAGGGCCTGATGCATGCCTGTGGCCATGACCTGCACACCGCGGTGGGGCTGGGGGTGGCCCACCTGCTGGGGGGGCTATGGCAGCGCCAGCCCCACCTGCTCACGGCCCGGGTGCGGCTGCTGTTTCAGCCCGCCGAGGAGACGGCCCAGGGGGCGGCCTGGATGAGGGCCGACGGGGCCATGGACGGGGTGGAGGCCCTGTTTGGTTTGCACGTCTTCCCAAGCCTGCCGGTGGGCACGATCGGCGTGCGCAGCGGCAGCCTTACGGCGGCGGCGGGGGAGCTGGAGGTGGAGGTGCTGGGCGAGGGCGGTCATGGCGCCCGGCCCCACCAGAGCACCGATGCCATCTGGATCGCGGCCCGGGTGGTGAGTGGCCTGCAGGAGGCGATCAGCCGCCGCCTCGATGCCCTGCATCCGGTGGTGGTGAGCTTCGGGCGCATCGAGGGCGGCAAGGCCTTCAATGTGATCGCCGACCATGTGCGCCTGCTGGGTACGGTGCGCTGCCTCGATAATGAGGTGCATGCCCAGCTGCCGGGCTGGATTGAAGACACGGTGCAGGCCCTCTGCCGGGGCCACGGTGGCGAGGCGCGGGTGAGCTATCGCTGCATCTCGCCGCCGGTGCAAAACGACCCAGCGCTCACCCAGCTGGTTGCAGCTGCTGCGGTGGAGCTGCTGGGCCGCTCCCAGGTGCAGTGGCTCGAGCAGCCCTCCCTCGGCGCTGAAGACTTTGCCCAGCTGCTGGAGGACACCCGCGGCACCATGTTTCGACTCGGGGTGGCAGGGCCGGCGGGCTGTGCCCCTCTGCACAGCAACTCCTTTGCCCCTGACGAGGCGGCCCTGCCGGTGGGCGTCCGGGTGCTCGCCCTGAGCCTGCTGCGTTGGATGGAGCAGCGGCCATGAGGAACCGGCCCCTGCTTAGGGGTTTGCTGGCCCTCTCTTCCCCCCTGCTGATTTTGATGTCCCTGCTGGTTTTGCTGCAGCGCCGCGGTGTCGATCGCCTGCCGGCCCTGCCCGCCCTGTTGATCGGCACGGGTCTGCTGGGGACGAGCCTGCTGGGCTGGCGCCGCCGCCGCCGCAACCTGCTGGCGGCCCTGGGCCAGGATGGCCCCCAATGAACACCCCTTCGCCCGATCTCGCTGCCCTGCGTGAGGCGATCGCCTCCGGCGATCCCAGCCGGGCCATGCCGGCCCTGGCGGGCCTGCGGCAGATGCCGGTTGAAGAGGCCGTGCCCCTGTTGCTGTTGGGTCTGGAGCAGGAGGTTTTCATGGTGCGCTCGCTCAGCTGCGCCGGCCTCGGGGTGAAGCAGAGTGAGGCCGGCTGGCAGGCCCTGGTGGGCGCCGCCCAGCACGACGAGGACGCCAATGTGCGGGCTGAAGCAGCCAACTCCCTGGTCAGCCATTCGCTGGAACGGGCCTGGCCCCTGGTGCTTCAGCTGTTTGCCGCCGATCGGCAGTGGCTGGTGCGCTGCAGCATCCTCTCGGCCCTGGCCGAACAGGCCGAAATCAATCCGGCCTGGCTGCTGGAGCTGGCCTCGCTGGCGATCACCGATGCCGATGGCACCGTGCGGGTGGGCGGAGCCGAGATCCTCGGCCGTCTCGTGCGGGAGCACGGCGATGGGGAGGCCCGCGCCCTGCTGCAGCAGCTCCAGACTGACGCCGATCACCGGGTGGTGGCCGCGGCGTTCAACGGGTTACAGGCCTGAAAGGGTTACAAGGCTGTAATCGGTTATGGAGCTAAACCGGTTACAGCCTTGCTAGGTTTCGCATGTCACTAGGGGTGCCCCGCTGCCGGCCTAATCAGCTGTGCAGCACCGGGCTGAGATCACACCCTCCGAACCTGATCCGGGTAATGCCGGCGCAGGGAAGTGGAACTGGATTGTGAAACCACTCTCAGGCTGCGCCCCGCCCTATCTGCAGCCCCACATGCGTAGCGCCTGGATCGAGAAGCGTCGCGGCACCGCGAACTATTCCCAGATGCACTATGCCCGCCAGGGCGTGGTGACTGAAGAAATGGCCTATGTGGCCAAGCGGGAAAACCTGCCCGAGTCGCTGGTGATGGAGGAGGTGGCCCGGGGGCGGATGATCATCCCGGCCAACATCAACCACCTCAATTTGGAGCCGATGGCGATAGGCATCGCCAGCCGCTGCAAGGTGAACGCCAACATCGGCGCTTCCCCCAATGCCTCCGATCTCGATGAGGAGGTGGCCAAGCTGCGCCTGGCGGTGAAATACGGCGCCGACACGGTGATGGACCTCTCCACCGGCGGCGTCAACCTCGATGAGGTGCGCACGGCGATCATCAATGCTTCGCCGGTGCCGATCGGCACGGTGCCCGTCTATCAGGCGCTGGAAAGCGTGCACGGCTCGATCGAGAAGCTCGACGCCGACGACTTCCTGCACATCATCGAGAAGCACTGCCAGCAGGGGGTCGACTACCAGACGATCCACGCCGGCCTGCTGATTGAGCACCTGCCCCTGGTGAAGGGTCGCCTCACCGGGATCGTCAGCCGCGGCGGCGGGATTTTGGCCCAGTGGATGCTCTATCACCACAAGCAGAATCCCCTGTTTACCCATTTCGATGACATCATCGAAATCTTCAAGCGCTACGACTGCAGCTTCTCCCTTGGAGACTCCCTGCGGCCGGGTTGCCAGCACGACGCCTCCGACGCCGCCCAGCTGGCTGAGCTCAAAACCCTCGGCCAGCTCACCCGCCGCGCCTGGGAGCACGACATCCAGGTGATGGTGGAGGGTCCGGGCCATGTGCCGATGGATCAGATCGAATTCAACGTCAAAAAGCAGATGGAGGAGTGCAGCGAGGCGCCCTTCTATGTGCTCGGTCCGCTCGTCACCGACATCGCCCCCGGCTACGACCACATCACCAGCGCCATCGGCGCGGCGATGGCCGGCTGGTATGGCACGGCCATGCTCTGCTATGTGACCCCCAAGGAGCACCTGGGCCTGCCCAATGCCGAGGATGTGCGCGAGGGCCTGATCGCCTACAAGATCGCGGCCCACGCCGCCGACATTGCCCGCCATCGCCCGGGGGCCCGCGACCGCGACGACGAACTCAGCCGCGCTCGCTACGCCTTCGACTGGAACAAGCAGTTTGATCTCTCGCTTGATCCCGAGCGGGCCCGCGAGTACCACGACGAAACCCTGCCCGCCGACATCTACAAGCAGGCCGAGTTCTGTTCAATGTGCGGTCCCAAGCACTGCCCGATGCAAACCAAAATCACCGACGAGGATCTGGCCGGCTTGGAGCAGGTGCTGGCGGAGCAGAAGCAAAGCGAAGCCGCCACAGCTGCGGTCTGATCGGATCCAGCACGTCCTGCAGCCTGGCCTTACTTCGCCAGGTTCAGGGGGATATTGGGGCTTTCAGGGTTCACATCCAGGCTCTGCAGCTGGGGCCGCAGCACCAAGACCATATCTTCCATGGGGATGGCACTTAGCAGCACTTCATTCAGCCAACACCACCTTGCGGCGCTCAAGTTTGCCCAGGCTCAGCTAGAGCGCCAGATGTTCGGGGATGCATCGATGCACCGCACCACTGTCCGCCTGCGCTGAAACTTCCAGGGCCGCGAGCTCTGGCCTGGTGGGGTTGCTGATGGAAACGGTGCCGCGGATCAGTCCCGTGGGATCAGCTTTAGGTCCATTCCCGATGGGACTGGCCTCTCCCGATAGAGGCCAAACAAAAACCCCACCTTGCGGTGGGGCTTGAATGCTGGGTGCGTTGGCCTGGCAAGAAAATCAGCCCAGGGCTTTGGCCTTGGCTACCACATTGGCCACGGTGAAGCCGAACTTCTCCATGCAAACCGGCCCCGGGGCTGAGGCGCCGAAGCGGTCGATCGACACGGTGTCACCGTCGAAGCCGCTGTACTTGTGCCAGCCGAAGCTGCTGGAGGCTTCCACCACGATGCGTTTGCGGCAGGCGGCGGGCAGCACGCTTTCGCGGTAGGCCGCGCCCTGCTCTTCGAACAGCTCGATGCAGGGCATCGAAACCACGCGCACGTTCTTGCCTTCGGCCCGCAGCTGGGCTGCTGCCTTGGTGCAGAGCTCCAGTTCAGTACCGGTGCCGATCAGGATCAGCTCGGGGTTGCCGTTGCTGTCTTCGAGGATGTAGCCACCTTTGGCCACATGGGCTGCAGCCGAACCGGCCTGGTTGGCCATGGCCTGGCGGCTGAGGGCCAGCACCGTGGGGCGCTTGCGGTTGGTGACGGCCACCTGGTAGGCGCCCATGGTTTCGTTGCCGTCGCCGGGCCGGATCACCAGCAGGTTGGGGATGGCGCGCAGGTTGGCGAGGGTTTCCACCGGCTGGTGGGTGGGGCCGTCTTCGCCCAGGCCGATTGAGTCGTGGGTGAGCACGTAGATGCAGCCCAGCTCGCTCAGGGCCGAGAGGCGCATGGCACCGATCATGTAGCCGGCAAACACCAGGAAGGTGCCGCCGTAGGGGATCAGGCCACTGCCGTGGTAGGCGATGCCATTCATGATCGCCGCCATGGCGTGTTCGCGCACGCCGAAGTGCAGGTAGCGGTTGGCCTCCCCGCCTTTCTGGAAGCTGGCCTCGCCCTTGATATCGGTGAGGTTGGAGTGGGTCAGGTCGGCGGAGCCGCCGATTAGCTCGGGCAGGTTGGGGCCGAACGCATTGAGGGCGTTGTAGGAGTGCATTCGGGTGGCCAGGCCCTTGTCCGCGGGGCTGAAGCTCTGCAGGGTCGAATCCCACCCCTGGGGCAGTTCGCCGCGGAGCTGGCGCTCGAATTCGGCCGCTTCAGTGGGGAACTGGCTGCGGTAGGTAGCCAGGCTGGCGTTCCAGGTGGCTTCGAGGGCTTCACCGCGGCTGATCGCCTGGCGCCAGTGGTCGTAAGCGTCCTGGGGTACTTCGAAGAGCCCGTAATTCCAGTCGAGGGCCTTGCGGGTGAGCTCGGCCTCATCGGCTCCGATGGCCGCGCCGTGGATGCCGGCGGTGTTGGCCTTGTTGGGCGAGCCGTAGCCGATCGTGGTGGTCACCTTGATCAGGCTGGGCTTGTCGCTGACGGCCTTGGCGGCCTCAATCGCCCGGGCGATGCCGGCCACATCGGTGTTGCCATCGGCCACATGCTGCACATGCCAGCCGTAGGCCTCATAGCGCTTCAGCACGTCCTCGGTGAAGGACACGGCGGTGTTGCCGTCGATCGTGATGTGGTTGTCGTCGTAGAGGGCAATCAGCTTGCCCAGGCCCAGGTGGCCGGCCAGGGAAGCGGCCTCGCTGCTCACACCCTCCTGGTTGCAGCCATCACCCATGATCACGTAGGTGTAGTGGTCCACCAGCTCGCAACCGGGCTTGTTGAACTTTGCTGCCAGGTGGGCTTCGGCGATTGCCAGGCCGACGGCGTTGGAGATTCCCTGGCCCAGGGGTCCGGTGGTGACCTCTACCCCGGGGGTCTCAAACGTTTCCGGGTGGCCGGGGGTCCGGGACTCCCATTGGCGGAATTGCTTGATGTCCTCGATGGTCACCGAGTCGTAGCCGGTGAGGTGCAGCAGGGCGTAGAGCAGCATGCAGCCGTGACCGGCCGAGAGCACGAAGCGGTCGCGGTTGAACCACTTGGGGTTCCTGGGGTTGTGCTTGAGCACCTTGTCCCACAGGGCGAACGCCATCGGTGCACAGCCCATGGGCAGCCCCGGGTGACCGGAATTCGATTTGTTTACCGCGTCGATTGCCAGAAAGCGGATGCTGTTGACGCAGAGCGACTCGAGGGAGGTAGGGGGGGCGGCGACCATGGCTAGGACTGGTGTGGAGGGGAGGGGAGGGTGCTCACGCCATGCGGCGGAAGGCCAGGCAGACGTTGTGACCGCCAAATCCGAAGGAATTGGAGAGCACCACGTTGAGGGTGTGTTCCCTGGCCTGGTTGGGAACCACATCCAGATCACAAGCCGGATCTGGATTTTGGTAATTGATCGTAGGCGGCACCAGGTTGTTTTCTATGGCCAGCACGGCCGCGACGGCTTCGATGCCGCCACTGCCGCCGAGCAGGTGGCCTGTCATCGACTTGGTGGAGCTAACCGGAATCCGGTAGGCCCAGTCGCCGAGGGCGCTTTTGATGGCAGCGGTTTCGTTGCTGTCGTTGGCCTGGGTGCTGGTGCCGTGGGCGTTGACGTAGTCGACGGCCTCGGGCTCGAGTTGGGCATCTTTGAGGGCAAGCCGCATTGCTTCGGCCCCGCCGATGCCACCGGGGGTGGGCGAGGTGATGTGATGGGCATCACAGGTCATGCCGTAGCCCACCACCTCGGCCAGGATCTGGGCACCGCGTAAACGGGCATGGTCCAGGCTTTCCAGCACCAGAATGCCTGCCCCTTCGCCGATCACAAAGCCATTGCGCTTGGCGTCGAAGGGACGGCTGGCGGTGGCCGGATCGTCGTTGCGGAATGAAAGTGCCTTGGCGCTGGCAAAACCCGCCACGCCAAGCGGGGTGATCGCCGATTCCGCCCCGCCGCAAACCATGGCGTCAGCCAGGCCCAGCTGGATCAGGCGGTAGGCGTCGCCGATGGCGTTTGAGCCCGCCGCGCAGGCTGTCGACACCGCACTGCTGGGTCCCCTCGCCGCCAAGGCGATCGCCGTCAAGCCAGTGGCCATATTGGGGATCATCATCGGCACGCAGAAGGGGCTGACCCGATCGGGCCCCCGGTCTGCCAGCACATGGGCCTGGGTTTCCATCATCAGCAGGCCACCCACGCCGGAGCCGATGGCGGTGCCGACCCGATTCTGGTTGCTGGCGTCGATGGTCAGCCCGGCATGGCCCACGGCCTGCTTGGCGGCCACCACGGCAAACTGGCAGAAGCGATCCCAGCGCTTGGACTCCTTCGGCTCCAGCCAGCCGGAAGGATCAAAATTTTTGACCTCCGCTGCAAAGCGGCAGGCATGGCGGCTGGCATCAAACAGGGTGATCGGTGCCACGCCATTGCGGGCGG
Protein-coding regions in this window:
- a CDS encoding amidohydrolase — translated: MTATPCRLNWQELGLEAALAEVLPELIQLRRHIHRHPELSGHEQQTAALVAGELRRWGWDVREGVGRTGVLAELGPAGLQVPLVALRVDMDALPVEERTGLDYASTQQGLMHACGHDLHTAVGLGVAHLLGGLWQRQPHLLTARVRLLFQPAEETAQGAAWMRADGAMDGVEALFGLHVFPSLPVGTIGVRSGSLTAAAGELEVEVLGEGGHGARPHQSTDAIWIAARVVSGLQEAISRRLDALHPVVVSFGRIEGGKAFNVIADHVRLLGTVRCLDNEVHAQLPGWIEDTVQALCRGHGGEARVSYRCISPPVQNDPALTQLVAAAAVELLGRSQVQWLEQPSLGAEDFAQLLEDTRGTMFRLGVAGPAGCAPLHSNSFAPDEAALPVGVRVLALSLLRWMEQRP
- a CDS encoding DUF3188 domain-containing protein, which encodes MRNRPLLRGLLALSSPLLILMSLLVLLQRRGVDRLPALPALLIGTGLLGTSLLGWRRRRRNLLAALGQDGPQ
- a CDS encoding HEAT repeat domain-containing protein, yielding MNTPSPDLAALREAIASGDPSRAMPALAGLRQMPVEEAVPLLLLGLEQEVFMVRSLSCAGLGVKQSEAGWQALVGAAQHDEDANVRAEAANSLVSHSLERAWPLVLQLFAADRQWLVRCSILSALAEQAEINPAWLLELASLAITDADGTVRVGGAEILGRLVREHGDGEARALLQQLQTDADHRVVAAAFNGLQA
- the thiC gene encoding phosphomethylpyrimidine synthase ThiC, which gives rise to MRSAWIEKRRGTANYSQMHYARQGVVTEEMAYVAKRENLPESLVMEEVARGRMIIPANINHLNLEPMAIGIASRCKVNANIGASPNASDLDEEVAKLRLAVKYGADTVMDLSTGGVNLDEVRTAIINASPVPIGTVPVYQALESVHGSIEKLDADDFLHIIEKHCQQGVDYQTIHAGLLIEHLPLVKGRLTGIVSRGGGILAQWMLYHHKQNPLFTHFDDIIEIFKRYDCSFSLGDSLRPGCQHDASDAAQLAELKTLGQLTRRAWEHDIQVMVEGPGHVPMDQIEFNVKKQMEECSEAPFYVLGPLVTDIAPGYDHITSAIGAAMAGWYGTAMLCYVTPKEHLGLPNAEDVREGLIAYKIAAHAADIARHRPGARDRDDELSRARYAFDWNKQFDLSLDPERAREYHDETLPADIYKQAEFCSMCGPKHCPMQTKITDEDLAGLEQVLAEQKQSEAATAAV
- the tkt gene encoding transketolase, yielding MVAAPPTSLESLCVNSIRFLAIDAVNKSNSGHPGLPMGCAPMAFALWDKVLKHNPRNPKWFNRDRFVLSAGHGCMLLYALLHLTGYDSVTIEDIKQFRQWESRTPGHPETFETPGVEVTTGPLGQGISNAVGLAIAEAHLAAKFNKPGCELVDHYTYVIMGDGCNQEGVSSEAASLAGHLGLGKLIALYDDNHITIDGNTAVSFTEDVLKRYEAYGWHVQHVADGNTDVAGIARAIEAAKAVSDKPSLIKVTTTIGYGSPNKANTAGIHGAAIGADEAELTRKALDWNYGLFEVPQDAYDHWRQAISRGEALEATWNASLATYRSQFPTEAAEFERQLRGELPQGWDSTLQSFSPADKGLATRMHSYNALNAFGPNLPELIGGSADLTHSNLTDIKGEASFQKGGEANRYLHFGVREHAMAAIMNGIAYHGSGLIPYGGTFLVFAGYMIGAMRLSALSELGCIYVLTHDSIGLGEDGPTHQPVETLANLRAIPNLLVIRPGDGNETMGAYQVAVTNRKRPTVLALSRQAMANQAGSAAAHVAKGGYILEDSNGNPELILIGTGTELELCTKAAAQLRAEGKNVRVVSMPCIELFEEQGAAYRESVLPAACRKRIVVEASSSFGWHKYSGFDGDTVSIDRFGASAPGPVCMEKFGFTVANVVAKAKALG
- the fabF gene encoding beta-ketoacyl-ACP synthase II — its product is MVQGLQRVVVTGLGAVTPLGNDVKTYWEGLCSARNGVAPITLFDASRHACRFAAEVKNFDPSGWLEPKESKRWDRFCQFAVVAAKQAVGHAGLTIDASNQNRVGTAIGSGVGGLLMMETQAHVLADRGPDRVSPFCVPMMIPNMATGLTAIALAARGPSSAVSTACAAGSNAIGDAYRLIQLGLADAMVCGGAESAITPLGVAGFASAKALSFRNDDPATASRPFDAKRNGFVIGEGAGILVLESLDHARLRGAQILAEVVGYGMTCDAHHITSPTPGGIGGAEAMRLALKDAQLEPEAVDYVNAHGTSTQANDSNETAAIKSALGDWAYRIPVSSTKSMTGHLLGGSGGIEAVAAVLAIENNLVPPTINYQNPDPACDLDVVPNQAREHTLNVVLSNSFGFGGHNVCLAFRRMA